Proteins encoded together in one bacterium window:
- a CDS encoding peptidyl-prolyl cis-trans isomerase: MRYLIYTLTIILAVSAFIGCGKSERKVAKADSKTLTVYEFVEQVPKEYRGKISKEQWIKIAHDWIDEQLLALFAERKGADSDDEVRRRLDEARRHILIDYLRQKVLSAQIEITPEMINEYYESHKSDYIRESDEIKALYISVDNKSYADSVKKALKSGASFCEVARRFSSSYSPRDSCYIGWFTRNDLLPELVKPVFNANVGDVVGPVKAQGNYHFFMILEKKKEGTLRPLDEVRSEIRNQLFTLKLNERLTKIVDSLRTSSDIAVDTALIDSIANSFK; the protein is encoded by the coding sequence ATGAGGTATTTGATATACACATTAACCATTATTCTTGCTGTTTCGGCATTTATCGGATGTGGCAAGTCAGAGCGCAAGGTAGCAAAGGCTGATTCAAAAACCTTAACTGTCTACGAATTTGTGGAGCAGGTTCCGAAGGAATACCGCGGTAAGATTTCGAAGGAGCAATGGATAAAAATTGCTCATGATTGGATTGATGAACAGCTTCTGGCGTTGTTCGCGGAAAGGAAAGGTGCTGACTCTGACGACGAGGTTAGGCGACGACTCGATGAGGCAAGACGCCACATTTTGATAGATTACCTTCGACAGAAAGTTTTGAGCGCGCAGATAGAAATAACACCTGAGATGATCAACGAATATTATGAATCCCACAAAAGCGATTATATCCGTGAATCGGATGAGATTAAGGCACTCTATATAAGCGTGGACAACAAAAGTTATGCTGACTCTGTCAAAAAAGCCTTGAAATCTGGAGCAAGCTTTTGCGAGGTTGCCAGAAGATTTTCGAGTTCGTATTCCCCAAGGGATAGTTGTTATATAGGATGGTTCACGAGGAATGACCTTTTGCCTGAACTCGTTAAGCCTGTTTTTAATGCTAATGTCGGAGATGTAGTTGGTCCCGTCAAAGCGCAGGGAAACTATCATTTCTTCATGATTCTGGAAAAGAAAAAGGAAGGTACTTTGAGGCCTCTGGATGAGGTAAGGTCGGAAATAAGAAACCAGCTTTTCACTCTCAAGCTTAACGAGAGATTGACCAAAATCGTAGATTCGCTTCGAACATCAAGCGATATAGCGGTAGATACCGCTTTAATAGATTCCATAGCAAACTCGTTCAAATGA
- a CDS encoding HD domain-containing protein produces MSDDLRKIEVGEKILGFFVIRKIEQRVKEGQHYLSLEVGNSSGRINGTYWGDDAQELYKMLSQGSVVKIMGEGMEYGGKSWLSIQKIRLAEPNEVEIEQLLPKGRYSSDVLWKQVEKYINLLEDEWLKKLATSIFSDGEFRDKFLTYPAAKLWHGAYLGGLAEHTLRVTAVCKKVSEFYSPCRRDLLICGALLHDIGKVDELSIAGFFDYSVKGRLLGHTVLGVMRVVESASRIDGFPDELLDEVVHMILSHHGDAERGAAIRPMTIEAIILHHADLLDSQAAGVEHIIEKELPKGKQFSKYINLLNRFIYLDGYRNDTNE; encoded by the coding sequence ATGAGCGATGATTTAAGAAAAATAGAGGTGGGCGAGAAAATCCTTGGATTTTTCGTTATCAGGAAAATTGAACAACGGGTGAAGGAGGGACAACATTATCTATCACTTGAAGTTGGTAACTCGTCAGGCAGAATAAACGGCACATACTGGGGAGACGACGCACAAGAACTATATAAGATGCTTTCTCAAGGAAGCGTGGTAAAGATTATGGGCGAAGGCATGGAATATGGTGGTAAGAGCTGGCTTTCCATTCAGAAAATAAGATTGGCTGAACCTAACGAAGTAGAAATAGAACAACTGCTGCCCAAGGGGCGGTATTCTTCTGATGTGTTATGGAAACAAGTAGAAAAATACATAAACTTACTTGAGGACGAGTGGCTGAAGAAGCTTGCTACTTCGATATTTTCTGACGGCGAATTTAGAGATAAGTTTTTGACATATCCCGCTGCAAAACTGTGGCATGGTGCGTATTTGGGCGGTCTTGCGGAGCACACACTAAGGGTAACGGCGGTCTGCAAAAAAGTCAGCGAATTTTATTCTCCGTGCAGGCGTGACCTTCTCATTTGTGGAGCACTACTTCACGACATTGGCAAGGTCGATGAGCTGAGTATTGCGGGCTTTTTCGATTATTCTGTTAAAGGCAGATTGCTTGGTCATACAGTGCTTGGTGTGATGAGGGTGGTAGAAAGTGCATCCAGGATTGATGGCTTTCCTGACGAGTTGCTCGACGAGGTAGTCCACATGATTTTATCCCATCACGGCGATGCAGAACGCGGAGCTGCGATAAGGCCTATGACTATTGAAGCTATTATTCTTCATCATGCAGACTTACTTGATTCCCAGGCTGCTGGTGTGGAGCATATCATCGAGAAGGAATTACCTAAGGGTAAGCAGTTCTCAAAGTATATAAATCTTTTGAATAGATTTATTTATCTTGATGGGTACAGGAATGACACCAATGAATGA
- a CDS encoding site-2 protease family protein, with protein MNEYETQQEVIKISFPQFQRRKKITLNLILFVITLFTTTFAGAMMEGAGRTGILWYISGLKFSLPLMLILGIHETGHYLAAKYHNIRATLPYFIPAPTLIGTFGAFIKIKEPIKYRDTLMDVGAAGPLAGFFAALPILFWGVWHSKIVMITKPAVGLRLGGSIILVAVVKAIHGTIPSGYDLQLSAPAFAAWLGLFVTSLNLLPIGQLDGGHIMYALLGDEKANVVSKIVFFSLLPLGIFWPGWIIWAFLLYFVLGLKHPPIIYPSMSLDWRRKFLGWFCIFIFIITFTPVPFG; from the coding sequence ATGAATGAATACGAGACTCAGCAAGAGGTCATAAAAATATCGTTTCCCCAGTTTCAGCGTAGAAAAAAGATAACGCTTAATTTGATTCTTTTTGTGATAACGCTTTTCACCACGACCTTCGCGGGCGCTATGATGGAAGGAGCTGGGCGCACGGGGATTTTGTGGTACATTTCGGGTTTAAAGTTTTCGTTGCCACTCATGCTGATTCTTGGCATTCACGAAACCGGACATTATCTCGCTGCAAAATATCACAATATCCGTGCTACCTTGCCGTATTTCATTCCTGCACCCACTTTGATAGGAACATTCGGTGCGTTTATAAAAATTAAAGAACCTATAAAGTACCGCGATACTCTTATGGATGTTGGTGCAGCGGGACCTTTGGCTGGTTTTTTCGCTGCACTGCCTATACTTTTCTGGGGTGTTTGGCACTCAAAGATAGTAATGATAACAAAACCTGCGGTAGGATTGCGATTGGGTGGTTCAATAATTCTTGTCGCGGTTGTAAAAGCTATTCACGGGACAATACCATCCGGGTATGACCTACAGCTTTCGGCGCCTGCTTTCGCAGCATGGTTGGGGCTTTTCGTGACATCGCTTAATTTGCTCCCTATAGGTCAGCTCGATGGTGGACATATAATGTATGCTTTACTTGGCGATGAAAAGGCTAATGTGGTTTCGAAAATAGTTTTTTTCTCGCTTCTTCCGCTCGGCATATTTTGGCCCGGCTGGATAATATGGGCATTTTTATTGTACTTCGTTCTCGGGCTAAAACACCCACCAATAATTTATCCGAGCATGTCGCTTGACTGGCGTAGGAAATTTTTAGGGTGGTTTTGTATATTTATTTTCATAAT